Proteins encoded by one window of Akkermansia muciniphila ATCC BAA-835:
- the dinB gene encoding DNA polymerase IV, which produces MNQRKIIHVDMDAFYASIEQRDHPEYRGKPIAVGRPEMRGVVAAASYEARRFGVRSAMPSMKALKLCPHLIFTRNRMDVYKAVSAQIHAIFHRYTDLVEPLSLDEAFLDVTENKPGIPLAVDIARRIKKEIRRELHLTASAGVSYNKFLAKIASDYRKPDGLFTIHPSRAEKFIAALPIEAFWGVGHATAERMRALSITNGAQLRARDKDFLVRHFGKTGAIFYNFARGVDDRPVEPSRMRKSVGCEETYRENVTRAEALEQRLPLLAEELAGRLARSGFRGNTLTLKVKFPDFVQKTRCATVPEILTEKEGILPLARTLMEELDSGDRTFRLLGLSVSHPQEEQRQGIWEQLWLELEY; this is translated from the coding sequence ATGAACCAGAGAAAAATCATCCATGTGGATATGGATGCCTTTTACGCATCCATAGAACAGCGGGACCATCCCGAATACCGCGGCAAGCCCATCGCCGTAGGCAGGCCGGAAATGCGCGGCGTGGTGGCGGCGGCCAGTTATGAGGCGCGCCGTTTCGGAGTGCGTTCCGCCATGCCTTCCATGAAGGCTCTCAAGCTTTGCCCCCATCTGATTTTCACCCGCAACCGCATGGATGTGTACAAGGCCGTCTCCGCGCAGATACACGCCATTTTCCACCGTTACACAGATCTGGTGGAACCCCTTTCCCTGGATGAAGCCTTTCTGGACGTCACGGAAAACAAGCCGGGCATTCCGCTGGCCGTCGACATTGCGAGGAGGATTAAGAAGGAAATCCGCCGGGAACTTCACCTGACGGCCTCCGCCGGCGTTTCCTACAATAAATTCCTGGCAAAAATCGCTTCCGATTACCGTAAGCCGGACGGGCTGTTCACGATCCATCCATCCCGGGCGGAAAAATTCATCGCGGCACTTCCCATTGAAGCTTTCTGGGGAGTCGGGCACGCCACCGCCGAACGCATGCGCGCCCTTTCCATCACCAACGGGGCGCAGCTCCGGGCACGGGACAAAGACTTCCTGGTAAGGCATTTCGGCAAAACAGGAGCCATCTTCTACAACTTCGCCCGCGGTGTGGACGACCGCCCTGTGGAACCTTCCCGCATGCGCAAATCCGTGGGTTGTGAAGAAACCTACCGGGAAAACGTCACCAGGGCGGAAGCGCTGGAACAACGCCTCCCCCTGCTGGCGGAAGAACTCGCGGGGCGGCTGGCCCGTTCCGGCTTCCGGGGAAACACCCTTACCCTGAAGGTTAAGTTCCCGGACTTTGTCCAGAAGACCCGCTGCGCGACCGTTCCGGAAATCCTGACGGAGAAAGAAGGAATTCTCCCCCTGGCCCGCACCCTGATGGAAGAACTGGATTCCGGGGACCGTACATTCCGCCTTCTGGGGCTGTCCGTCTCCCATCCCCAGGAAGAACAGCGGCAGGGCATCTGGGAACAGCTCTGGCTGGAGCTGGAGTATTAA
- a CDS encoding NTP/NDP exchange transporter: MSSGMKERLCRSLEKVLHAETRELPAAAGGILLFFLLFLAYSMLRPVRETMGIAGGVQNLQWLFTATFAASIGGQFLFGWISSKVRRKAILPWTYGFFILNLAVFAALVLACPGNVWTARLFYVWLSVFNLLTVSVAWSVLSDVMKPGQMKRLFALVASGSSLGAMAGPAVTAALAGVAGLLWLFLAAAVLLALAMLAGMYLHRWRDGNSPEDEETGVLLPADCRERPLGGNPFAGASAVFRSPFLMSIGLFIILLAGTNTFLYFELMSVVASSFPDPVRQTQVFGVLDVVVQGCTMLLQVFLAGRIVRKFGLAALLAAVPVLISLGFVWMAFAPVFAVVAVVMAVRRIGEYGMVRPGREMLNSVLSPEEKYKAKSFIDTVLYRGGDAVSAWLKSSFNVLGAHSPWAMLAGAAISFLWAATGFLLADRFRKMAGVQGKK; encoded by the coding sequence ATGTCCAGCGGAATGAAGGAACGCCTGTGCCGGAGCCTGGAAAAGGTGCTGCATGCGGAAACCCGCGAATTGCCTGCCGCAGCGGGGGGAATCCTCCTGTTTTTCCTGTTGTTCCTGGCCTATTCCATGTTGCGGCCGGTCCGGGAGACGATGGGCATTGCCGGAGGCGTTCAGAATCTGCAGTGGCTTTTTACGGCTACTTTCGCCGCTTCCATAGGGGGCCAGTTTTTATTCGGATGGATTTCCTCAAAGGTGCGGAGAAAGGCCATTCTTCCGTGGACGTACGGTTTTTTCATTCTTAACCTGGCGGTTTTTGCGGCGCTTGTGCTGGCATGCCCGGGAAATGTCTGGACGGCCCGTTTGTTTTATGTGTGGCTGTCCGTATTTAACCTGCTTACCGTTTCCGTGGCGTGGAGCGTGCTGTCGGACGTCATGAAGCCGGGGCAGATGAAACGCCTGTTTGCCCTGGTTGCCAGCGGAAGCAGCCTTGGGGCCATGGCGGGGCCGGCGGTGACGGCCGCCCTTGCCGGAGTGGCCGGCCTTTTGTGGTTGTTCCTTGCCGCCGCTGTTCTTCTGGCGCTGGCGATGCTGGCGGGAATGTACCTGCACCGCTGGCGTGACGGGAATTCCCCGGAAGATGAGGAAACGGGAGTTCTTCTTCCGGCCGATTGCCGGGAACGCCCTCTGGGAGGGAACCCGTTTGCCGGGGCGTCTGCCGTATTCCGGTCTCCCTTCCTGATGAGCATCGGGCTGTTCATCATCCTGCTGGCCGGGACCAATACGTTCCTGTATTTTGAGCTGATGAGCGTTGTAGCGTCTTCCTTTCCTGATCCGGTGCGCCAGACGCAGGTATTCGGAGTGCTGGACGTTGTTGTTCAGGGGTGTACCATGCTGCTTCAGGTATTTCTGGCGGGACGCATTGTTCGGAAATTCGGATTGGCGGCGCTGCTGGCGGCTGTCCCCGTTCTTATTTCCCTGGGTTTTGTATGGATGGCTTTCGCTCCGGTATTTGCCGTCGTGGCCGTGGTGATGGCGGTACGCCGCATCGGGGAATACGGAATGGTGCGTCCCGGCCGTGAAATGTTGAATTCCGTATTGTCCCCGGAAGAAAAATATAAAGCCAAGAGCTTTATTGATACGGTCCTTTACCGTGGCGGCGACGCCGTCAGCGCATGGCTGAAAAGCTCCTTTAACGTGTTGGGTGCCCATTCCCCGTGGGCCATGCTGGCCGGAGCCGCCATTTCCTTTCTTTGGGCGGCCACCGGATTCCTGCTTGCGGACAGGTTCCGGAAAATGGCCGGAGTACAGGGAAAGAAATGA
- a CDS encoding PEP-CTERM sorting domain-containing protein, protein MKKTLITLIALAGMAHADFVWNGGESITQELWQTESSWSITGSDSWPSAGTGPGTPNSNAWSLISVSGASGSISQLEGWTLKLALQNGADLTVGNVKKFQGGCSIDIDQSSTLTFNSYNGGNDGGRTTLNNYGTFNLAYTKSQGGEGFYANLGATGIMNLTSSNGNSYNAKIASLTATLTLDGGTASGVTASGHQILTRNLVTLGSNMSFDGTNTSLEMLSGIAGIDTLTAVDDLTNAEVGSYMVTKNENGYSVSYVVPEPAAASLSLLGLAGLAMRRRRK, encoded by the coding sequence ATGAAGAAGACACTCATTACGCTCATTGCTCTGGCGGGAATGGCTCATGCCGATTTTGTATGGAACGGCGGTGAGAGCATTACCCAGGAGCTTTGGCAGACAGAATCCAGCTGGTCCATCACCGGTTCAGATTCCTGGCCGTCGGCAGGAACCGGTCCCGGCACGCCCAATTCCAACGCATGGTCTCTTATTTCCGTTTCCGGTGCGAGCGGCAGCATTTCCCAGCTGGAAGGCTGGACATTGAAGCTTGCCCTGCAAAACGGTGCGGATTTGACTGTAGGGAACGTAAAAAAATTCCAGGGCGGCTGTTCTATTGATATTGATCAATCATCTACGCTGACCTTCAACAGTTATAACGGCGGCAACGATGGTGGGCGCACGACGTTGAACAACTACGGCACGTTTAACCTGGCTTATACCAAGAGCCAGGGCGGGGAAGGATTTTACGCCAATTTGGGAGCCACGGGCATCATGAACCTTACTTCCTCCAACGGTAATTCATACAATGCCAAGATAGCAAGTCTGACTGCTACGCTGACTCTTGACGGAGGCACCGCCAGCGGAGTAACTGCCAGCGGTCATCAAATCCTGACCAGGAACCTGGTTACCCTGGGAAGCAATATGTCTTTTGACGGCACGAACACTTCCCTGGAAATGCTCAGCGGCATTGCAGGCATTGATACCCTTACTGCTGTGGACGATTTGACTAATGCCGAAGTAGGTTCTTATATGGTTACCAAGAATGAGAACGGGTACAGCGTTTCCTATGTGGTTCCCGAACCCGCAGCGGCTTCCCTGAGCCTGCTGGGCCTGGCTGGTCTGGCGATGCGCCGCCGCCGCAAGTAA
- a CDS encoding phage portal protein, whose protein sequence is MKAGNVQILDQFGRPFSSRPIYKSGSYDDGLQRLPNYLKEPEQLSGNLTRKNLISASRLLYKNNGVVKGAVNMKAEYSIGKAFLFKSLCKNPEVAAKYDEYIKAFYKVACVNGKNFHSLLYLISTAIDIDGDCFVMLTESKTGFPQLQFIRANRVCSPKNGLIDSGKYKGLNVLHGVITNRMGREIAYWLDGDEPGGGEIIPASSILHIVDDDFLSTCRGEPLFSHGLKEFRYIDDINTAELGAMKIASQIALVKKNETGEVDITQAYDKPSNNGEVLIRNTGDKQIVFLKSEDSLDSLKIERPSPNYMSFSERLLKGVLSGVGVPYDIVVNPDSSGVGNRMSLSKFDNTTRDRATLLEDAARLLVQYILAVGIQREDIPHAEGWWNMMFSRAKRPSVDMGRDSNSQLKEYNAGIKNLTEICEENGTQVEDHLRIRAREAAIAEKLRREAEAEFGVEISPDYIRKF, encoded by the coding sequence ATGAAAGCAGGAAATGTCCAGATTTTGGATCAGTTCGGCCGGCCGTTTTCAAGCCGCCCCATTTACAAGAGCGGCAGTTATGATGACGGGCTGCAGCGGCTTCCGAATTATCTCAAAGAACCGGAACAGCTTTCCGGGAACCTTACCCGGAAGAACCTTATTTCCGCATCCCGTCTGTTGTACAAAAATAATGGCGTTGTAAAAGGCGCCGTGAACATGAAGGCTGAATACTCTATCGGGAAAGCGTTTCTGTTCAAATCTCTGTGCAAGAATCCGGAAGTTGCGGCGAAGTATGACGAGTACATCAAGGCGTTTTACAAAGTTGCATGCGTGAACGGAAAGAATTTTCACTCGCTCCTGTATCTGATCTCCACCGCCATCGACATTGATGGGGATTGCTTTGTAATGTTGACGGAAAGCAAGACGGGGTTTCCTCAACTGCAATTTATCCGGGCAAACCGTGTTTGCTCTCCTAAAAATGGCCTTATTGACTCCGGAAAATATAAGGGATTGAACGTGCTGCACGGCGTCATAACCAATCGCATGGGACGTGAAATCGCTTATTGGCTGGACGGCGACGAACCAGGGGGAGGTGAAATCATCCCGGCATCCTCAATACTTCATATCGTGGATGACGACTTTCTTTCCACCTGCCGGGGCGAGCCTCTCTTCTCTCATGGCCTCAAGGAATTCCGATACATTGATGATATCAATACAGCCGAACTTGGGGCCATGAAGATTGCGTCACAAATTGCCCTGGTAAAAAAGAACGAAACGGGAGAAGTTGACATAACGCAGGCTTATGACAAACCGTCCAATAATGGGGAGGTGCTCATCCGGAATACTGGTGATAAGCAAATTGTATTTTTGAAGTCTGAAGATTCCCTTGACTCCCTGAAGATTGAGCGCCCCTCTCCGAACTACATGAGTTTTTCAGAACGGCTTCTGAAGGGCGTTTTATCCGGGGTGGGCGTGCCCTATGATATCGTGGTCAATCCGGACTCAAGCGGCGTTGGGAACAGAATGTCTCTGTCCAAATTTGACAATACCACGCGAGATCGGGCCACGCTGCTTGAAGATGCTGCCAGACTGCTTGTACAGTATATCTTGGCCGTAGGTATCCAGCGGGAGGACATCCCGCACGCGGAAGGCTGGTGGAACATGATGTTCAGCCGCGCCAAGCGTCCAAGCGTAGACATGGGCCGCGACTCCAACAGCCAGTTGAAAGAGTACAATGCCGGTATTAAAAACCTCACAGAAATCTGTGAGGAAAACGGAACGCAGGTTGAGGACCATTTGAGAATACGTGCCAGGGAAGCCGCCATTGCGGAGAAGTTGCGCCGTGAAGCTGAAGCAGAATTTGGAGTAGAAATCTCTCCGGATTATATCAGGAAGTTTTAA
- a CDS encoding S49 family peptidase — MKPLYCEETAWLAKIRQRKSLELKAAGNPDFDFSFFIQTRQKARVIGSSLVIDVIGPLYGDGVPLNEVLGGTNYQSIVKEIKGAAGNIDEVVFIFDSPGGDVQGCHETAELIKSLPVETVAYVKGMCCSAAYYLASACDQVVVTETALVGSIGTVISLWNAKSEEILTITNDDAVFKHPETPMNTEAIAYYRDLCNKIAGRFQEFVASGRPGLSADAFSGKVFVAEDAVSLGLIDDVIPWVDFPGVV, encoded by the coding sequence ATGAAACCGTTATATTGTGAAGAAACTGCATGGCTGGCGAAGATTCGCCAGCGGAAGAGCCTGGAACTGAAAGCCGCAGGGAATCCGGATTTTGACTTCTCATTTTTCATCCAGACACGCCAAAAAGCGCGGGTAATTGGGTCATCCTTGGTGATTGACGTGATTGGGCCTCTATACGGTGACGGCGTGCCGTTGAATGAAGTCCTGGGCGGCACGAATTATCAGTCCATCGTGAAGGAAATAAAGGGTGCTGCCGGGAACATTGATGAAGTTGTTTTCATTTTTGACTCTCCGGGAGGTGACGTGCAAGGCTGTCATGAAACAGCAGAATTGATTAAATCTCTGCCAGTGGAAACAGTGGCTTATGTCAAAGGCATGTGCTGCTCTGCCGCCTATTATTTGGCTTCCGCTTGTGATCAAGTGGTCGTGACGGAAACGGCGCTGGTTGGCAGTATCGGGACGGTCATCAGCCTGTGGAATGCCAAGAGTGAGGAAATATTGACCATCACGAATGATGATGCTGTTTTCAAGCATCCGGAAACCCCGATGAATACGGAGGCAATCGCCTATTACAGGGATTTGTGCAACAAGATCGCCGGGCGGTTTCAGGAATTTGTGGCTTCAGGACGTCCCGGTTTATCTGCGGATGCGTTTTCCGGCAAGGTTTTTGTGGCGGAAGATGCTGTTTCCCTGGGCCTGATTGATGATGTAATACCCTGGGTCGATTTTCCTGGAGTGGTATGA
- a CDS encoding T6SS effector amidase Tae4 family protein, which translates to MAISTIPFHPLDAENNPRYKVKKKDAPKIVWHETEETGAHDWEGYIRIPFDKECAFTIQMDDNGYLEIDNQKVVELNGSNSSKKAEGKKELKQGYHYVKLHHENLKVPDAIAPYPNAEEFVPQMDGVDLELWEIDAPTNLWKMEDAQKLLKCYNVVDYVTMPDPGQVWAYIGGWLYQAHLKEIKDNVPEQSRNYYNSCALRMSIALSSFGKDLKGEAGAELIGDKANADTIGGKTHVITRARDMAAYVQKLLGDPDYPDAQDKGYCSPQPGDIIVFAGNGHVGMCPGDNIFIGSFLTGPIWLINRSTLKDAE; encoded by the coding sequence ATGGCTATATCAACAATACCATTCCACCCGCTCGACGCCGAGAATAATCCTCGTTATAAAGTGAAGAAAAAGGACGCACCCAAGATCGTCTGGCATGAGACGGAAGAAACCGGGGCGCATGATTGGGAAGGATACATTCGTATTCCCTTCGATAAGGAATGTGCCTTTACCATTCAGATGGACGACAACGGTTACTTGGAAATCGACAACCAGAAAGTGGTGGAACTCAACGGTAGCAACTCATCCAAGAAAGCGGAGGGTAAGAAGGAGCTCAAGCAAGGTTACCATTATGTCAAGCTCCATCATGAAAATTTGAAGGTTCCGGATGCAATTGCTCCCTATCCCAATGCGGAAGAATTCGTTCCTCAAATGGATGGTGTTGACCTGGAACTTTGGGAAATTGATGCTCCCACGAATCTCTGGAAGATGGAGGATGCCCAAAAACTGCTGAAATGTTACAATGTGGTGGATTATGTCACTATGCCTGATCCTGGACAGGTTTGGGCTTATATTGGGGGGTGGCTCTACCAGGCTCACTTAAAGGAAATTAAGGACAATGTTCCGGAACAATCGCGCAATTATTATAACAGTTGTGCCTTGCGAATGAGTATTGCTCTAAGTTCCTTCGGAAAGGATTTGAAGGGTGAAGCAGGAGCGGAGCTCATAGGAGACAAGGCGAACGCTGATACAATAGGAGGTAAAACCCATGTCATCACCCGTGCACGGGATATGGCTGCTTATGTGCAAAAACTCTTGGGCGACCCTGATTATCCCGACGCCCAGGATAAAGGTTATTGCAGCCCGCAGCCGGGCGACATCATTGTGTTTGCAGGAAATGGCCATGTAGGAATGTGTCCGGGAGACAACATATTCATTGGCAGTTTTCTGACTGGCCCTATTTGGTTAATCAATCGGTCCACATTGAAAGACGCTGAATAA
- a CDS encoding tape measure protein: MSAVKFKFSGDSSELLKELENIKEKIRETSGQAANMRVAKGGKADVEGLGASFKKLLPAITAAGAAAAGFGAAWSAVKTGINDAMDDEYMAVQLSSYTKNIESARDLQSQLDHLAANGVVSLDDLGKAAQNLAMHFRTNNTAIMSWSKVFADIAASGKISAEQLSNSWAKVMANGFADSRAINQLQNQGIPIIKALAEEMGVAERQVVELAKKREISADQYVNAMKKMRDAEFSGKNSALSNTTIGSWETLKATFENTMGDLVSDNVSKTAGLFQYLTSRIEEASEVGFHFYAMNQENLSLFEIMLSRVQAGFAGLTGIFVNGKWENPYQEGTYDQRKNLIDYGSSDKIREEISKAKSNDEIELVQERLGKEWDDLIKQRGIRQNYIANDGVNSAEAKAEIEAIDRMIAARQELLEEIEEGVLWRENEKQSIKEIVENNQKEARAAADLNDAMEKLNETRDKANKQKPKKKQDDLSVDGLKKQLEDELAAVQHISLDDLEEELKLLEKEFQAGALDFNAATRYEKLLSVADSIREINAQLNKKNRAVNDVRQDAQEEIAIMQAELDGEKEKRRELEKQRDVRKEMQSLVKSGMNEHDALGLAEQKVSLTYKIEDKREREKKEKEDSRARAQEISDAFKTRFDAVQQTLSSVSRVGSGFGSLFSLVGKGDAGLSAAVDSLTKEVQTSNGYLRTIAEKAEKGGVALFS, encoded by the coding sequence ATGAGTGCCGTAAAATTTAAATTCTCCGGAGATTCTTCGGAATTGCTCAAAGAACTGGAGAACATTAAGGAAAAGATCCGCGAGACCTCGGGGCAGGCGGCAAATATGCGTGTTGCTAAGGGCGGTAAGGCTGACGTAGAGGGATTGGGGGCGTCTTTCAAGAAGTTATTGCCTGCAATTACGGCTGCCGGCGCTGCCGCGGCAGGATTTGGGGCGGCATGGAGCGCTGTCAAAACAGGAATCAATGACGCGATGGATGATGAATACATGGCGGTACAGTTATCTTCCTATACAAAAAATATTGAGTCGGCCAGGGATTTGCAGTCCCAGCTTGATCATCTGGCGGCAAATGGCGTTGTTAGCCTGGACGATTTAGGGAAAGCCGCTCAAAACCTGGCCATGCATTTTCGGACAAATAATACGGCTATCATGAGCTGGTCGAAAGTTTTTGCAGATATTGCCGCGTCCGGAAAGATTTCCGCAGAGCAGCTTTCCAATTCATGGGCGAAGGTGATGGCAAACGGATTTGCCGATTCACGGGCCATTAACCAGCTGCAGAATCAGGGCATTCCCATTATCAAGGCTTTGGCGGAAGAAATGGGCGTGGCGGAAAGACAGGTTGTTGAGCTCGCCAAGAAGCGGGAAATTTCCGCTGACCAGTACGTGAACGCCATGAAGAAAATGCGTGACGCGGAATTTTCCGGGAAGAATTCCGCATTGTCTAATACGACCATCGGTTCATGGGAAACGCTCAAGGCTACTTTTGAAAATACTATGGGGGATCTGGTGAGTGATAATGTCTCAAAAACGGCCGGGCTTTTTCAGTACCTGACATCTCGAATAGAAGAGGCCTCCGAGGTTGGTTTTCATTTTTACGCCATGAATCAAGAGAATTTATCTCTTTTTGAGATCATGTTATCTAGAGTTCAGGCTGGTTTTGCTGGTCTTACAGGGATTTTTGTGAATGGAAAGTGGGAAAATCCATATCAAGAGGGGACGTATGACCAAAGGAAAAATCTGATTGATTACGGTTCATCTGATAAAATCAGGGAAGAAATATCCAAGGCCAAAAGCAATGATGAAATTGAGCTTGTTCAAGAGCGGCTAGGTAAAGAATGGGATGATCTTATTAAACAACGCGGCATCCGTCAGAATTATATTGCAAACGATGGCGTAAACAGTGCAGAAGCAAAGGCGGAAATTGAGGCTATTGACAGGATGATTGCCGCCCGTCAAGAACTTCTTGAGGAAATAGAAGAAGGAGTTTTGTGGAGGGAGAATGAGAAGCAATCAATTAAAGAGATCGTAGAAAACAATCAGAAGGAAGCGAGGGCTGCCGCTGATTTGAACGATGCAATGGAGAAGCTTAATGAAACAAGAGATAAAGCAAATAAGCAAAAGCCTAAAAAGAAACAGGATGATTTATCAGTCGATGGTCTAAAGAAACAGCTTGAAGACGAATTAGCCGCTGTTCAACATATTTCCTTGGATGATTTGGAAGAGGAATTGAAATTACTTGAAAAAGAATTCCAAGCAGGAGCTTTAGATTTTAATGCAGCCACGAGATATGAAAAGCTGTTATCCGTGGCTGACTCCATCCGGGAAATTAACGCTCAATTAAATAAAAAGAACAGAGCCGTTAATGATGTGAGACAGGATGCGCAGGAAGAAATTGCCATCATGCAGGCCGAACTTGACGGCGAAAAGGAAAAGCGGCGCGAACTGGAAAAGCAGCGGGATGTGCGGAAGGAAATGCAATCCCTCGTGAAAAGCGGCATGAATGAGCATGACGCCCTGGGGCTGGCGGAACAGAAGGTTTCCCTGACATACAAGATTGAGGACAAAAGGGAAAGGGAGAAAAAGGAAAAAGAGGATTCCAGGGCGCGGGCGCAGGAAATATCCGATGCGTTTAAAACGCGGTTTGACGCAGTACAGCAGACGCTTTCAAGCGTATCCCGTGTGGGGTCTGGTTTCGGTTCCCTCTTTAGCCTGGTGGGAAAGGGGGATGCCGGCCTTTCCGCTGCCGTGGACTCCCTCACAAAGGAAGTGCAGACTTCCAACGGATACCTCAGGACGATTGCGGAAAAGGCCGAGAAAGGCGGTGTTGCCCTCTTTAGCTGA
- a CDS encoding winged helix-turn-helix domain-containing protein: protein MAGISQAELARQLGVNKSTITYHVKRGLTHAQIRELIEARRKENPIAEPASPEIGKNAPEEGVAELRKRKLAAEITYKNLQAEQARVKLEKDKARLVDMEDVNELVVHLASITKGVLQAFENKLPGKMEGLTAAEMVPMLREEIKAALYSIAEESRAQIKIISRAEQ, encoded by the coding sequence ATGGCAGGGATTTCACAGGCGGAACTTGCCCGGCAATTGGGCGTCAATAAAAGCACGATCACGTACCACGTGAAGCGTGGTCTGACGCATGCGCAAATCCGGGAGCTGATTGAAGCCAGGAGGAAGGAAAATCCAATTGCTGAACCTGCTTCTCCAGAAATTGGGAAAAACGCTCCGGAGGAAGGGGTAGCGGAACTGAGAAAAAGGAAACTTGCTGCGGAAATTACCTACAAGAATTTGCAGGCTGAACAGGCCCGCGTGAAGCTTGAAAAGGATAAGGCCCGGCTGGTGGACATGGAAGATGTGAATGAGCTTGTCGTACATCTGGCCAGTATTACCAAAGGCGTTCTCCAGGCATTTGAAAATAAACTGCCGGGGAAGATGGAAGGATTGACGGCTGCGGAAATGGTTCCCATGCTGCGGGAGGAAATCAAGGCCGCTCTGTATTCCATTGCGGAAGAATCCAGGGCCCAGATCAAGATAATCAGCCGGGCGGAACAATGA
- a CDS encoding terminase gpA endonuclease subunit produces MRDVEKAAGFLNLFADNVSAGMDVEPIEWIRENVVDQQSARSTHIDFTLSPFLLEPIDKFLNDGTVRHINLMAPTGSGKSTLFVGLLNYLIANDAGNTLVAFQNEQETSDFAETRLFPTFRDNKALKNLLPKKRHAARKTEILFPHMNLWMVSATKGQLQSKSCRYLIGDEMWAWEKGMVREFLARHHDRFNRKILMVSQGGDKGTDWVDEYGKGRIHHYHWQCPGCQGWNAYDWRDVIYSKEENIDWERFKESVKMVCPRCLHEIEDTVHNRRHLAGGGKYVFSGNTSALPEIVSYNFNALACYWVSWADLAVEWILANKKKRNGDIEPLKKFIQKRLAQNIVDLGEKDDVLKIPLTAESMEGYAVENERARFLTVDVQKGHFWHTVYGVDAGGAFHLLSEGRLETLEDIERKQAEFNVPDHCVALDCAFDTDAVRKICGLHHWFSMNGTVKEEYVHKIRGRGIKLIYAPLERHMVEGIQCLHFNFSSQRAKDVLAARIKSGHFKVPHDVSAEYIKQMQAESKQESIDKRTGRVSLKWLASGNNSHMWDCSCMAVIFAMIHRMI; encoded by the coding sequence ATGAGAGACGTTGAAAAGGCTGCCGGATTTCTGAATCTTTTCGCGGATAACGTATCCGCTGGAATGGACGTGGAGCCGATAGAATGGATACGTGAAAACGTGGTAGACCAGCAATCGGCGCGGTCTACCCATATTGATTTTACGTTGAGCCCGTTTCTGCTGGAACCCATTGACAAATTCCTGAATGACGGCACGGTCAGGCACATTAACCTGATGGCTCCCACCGGTTCCGGAAAGTCGACATTGTTCGTCGGCTTGCTTAATTACCTCATTGCCAATGATGCGGGGAATACCTTGGTCGCTTTCCAGAATGAACAGGAAACCTCTGATTTCGCGGAAACGAGGCTTTTTCCCACATTCCGGGATAATAAGGCTTTAAAAAACTTGCTGCCGAAGAAAAGGCATGCGGCCAGGAAAACGGAGATTCTTTTTCCGCACATGAACTTGTGGATGGTCTCCGCTACCAAGGGGCAGTTGCAGTCGAAGTCCTGCCGGTATTTGATTGGTGATGAAATGTGGGCGTGGGAAAAGGGAATGGTCCGGGAGTTCCTGGCCCGCCACCATGATCGGTTCAACCGTAAAATCCTGATGGTTTCCCAGGGAGGGGACAAGGGGACGGACTGGGTTGACGAGTACGGAAAGGGCCGCATCCACCATTACCATTGGCAATGCCCCGGCTGCCAGGGATGGAATGCCTATGACTGGCGGGATGTCATTTACAGCAAAGAAGAAAATATTGATTGGGAACGTTTTAAGGAATCCGTCAAAATGGTTTGTCCCCGGTGTTTGCACGAAATAGAGGATACTGTTCACAACCGGCGCCATCTGGCCGGCGGCGGCAAGTACGTGTTTTCCGGCAATACGAGCGCCTTGCCGGAGATCGTAAGCTACAATTTTAATGCTTTGGCCTGTTACTGGGTATCATGGGCGGATTTGGCCGTGGAATGGATCCTGGCCAATAAAAAGAAGAGGAACGGGGATATAGAACCGCTGAAAAAGTTTATCCAGAAGCGGCTTGCTCAAAACATTGTGGATTTGGGCGAGAAAGACGACGTGTTGAAAATCCCGCTCACGGCGGAAAGCATGGAGGGGTACGCCGTGGAAAACGAACGGGCGCGCTTCTTAACGGTAGATGTCCAGAAAGGGCACTTTTGGCATACTGTTTACGGCGTGGATGCCGGAGGGGCTTTCCATTTACTTTCAGAGGGGCGTCTTGAAACGTTGGAGGATATTGAACGTAAACAGGCGGAGTTTAACGTGCCTGATCATTGCGTTGCTTTGGACTGCGCTTTTGATACGGATGCCGTGCGGAAGATATGCGGGCTTCATCACTGGTTTTCCATGAATGGGACGGTCAAGGAAGAATACGTGCATAAAATCAGGGGGCGGGGGATTAAATTGATTTATGCGCCTCTTGAGCGGCACATGGTGGAGGGGATTCAATGCCTTCATTTCAACTTTTCTTCCCAGCGGGCGAAGGACGTTCTTGCCGCGCGGATTAAATCGGGGCATTTCAAGGTTCCCCATGATGTTTCTGCCGAGTACATCAAGCAGATGCAGGCTGAAAGCAAACAGGAGTCCATAGACAAGCGCACGGGGAGGGTTTCTCTCAAATGGCTTGCGTCCGGTAATAATTCCCACATGTGGGACTGTTCCTGCATGGCGGTGATTTTTGCCATGATTCACCGGATGATTTAA